The following are from one region of the Dreissena polymorpha isolate Duluth1 chromosome 2, UMN_Dpol_1.0, whole genome shotgun sequence genome:
- the LOC127867671 gene encoding brain protein I3-like isoform X1, with product MSVQLPNKSDPSPAYTPPKAGGNVYPPMGSGYPPQPGYGFPGQPGYPPPPQGYPGYMPAPQQAAQFSQQSTSVVVVGGQQQATGNCPYCLHGFTKTDFTAIGIVIAILFFPLGIICCMFMTERRCTSCGRVC from the exons ATGTCAG TGCAACTGCCTAACAAATCTGATCCGTCTCCGGCCTATACCCCACCCAAAGCAGGGGGAAACGTATACCCACCCATGGGATCGGGGTACCCGCCACAACCCGGCTATGGTTTTCCCGGACAGCCAGGATATCCCCCGCCCCCTCAGGGATACCCGGGTTACATGCCGGCGCCTCAACAAGCCGCCCAGTTCTCACAACAAAGCACCAGCGTCGTGGTGGTGGGCGGGCAACAGCAGGCAACTGGCAACTGCCCGTATTGCCTG CACGGCTTCACTAAGACGGATTTTACCGCTATCGGAATTGTCATTGCCATCTTGTTCTTTCCGTTGGGCATAATTTGCTGCATGTTCATGACAGAGAGACGCTGTACCTCATGCGGACGGGTATGCTAG
- the LOC127867671 gene encoding brain protein I3-like isoform X2, which yields MSVQLPNKSDPSPAYTPPKAGGNVYPPMGSGYPPQPGYGFPGQPGYPPPPQGYPGYMPAPQQAAQFSQQSTSVVVVGGQQQATGNCPYCLHGFTKTDFTAIGIVIAILFFPLGIICCMFMTERRCTSCGRVC from the exons TGCAACTGCCTAACAAATCTGATCCGTCTCCGGCCTATACCCCACCCAAAGCAGGGGGAAACGTATACCCACCCATGGGATCGGGGTACCCGCCACAACCCGGCTATGGTTTTCCCGGACAGCCAGGATATCCCCCGCCCCCTCAGGGATACCCGGGTTACATGCCGGCGCCTCAACAAGCCGCCCAGTTCTCACAACAAAGCACCAGCGTCGTGGTGGTGGGCGGGCAACAGCAGGCAACTGGCAACTGCCCGTATTGCCTG CACGGCTTCACTAAGACGGATTTTACCGCTATCGGAATTGTCATTGCCATCTTGTTCTTTCCGTTGGGCATAATTTGCTGCATGTTCATGACAGAGAGACGCTGTACCTCATGCGGACGGGTATGCTAG